Proteins encoded by one window of Engraulis encrasicolus isolate BLACKSEA-1 chromosome 23, IST_EnEncr_1.0, whole genome shotgun sequence:
- the rab11fip5b gene encoding uncharacterized protein rab11fip5b, which translates to MPLISLDDEDQRWVPTHVNVTVLRARGLRTKGKHGSRYVYTIIQLGKEKYTTGLVEKAAEPEWNEECSFELLPGLLELAGTSAYPPGSSNLVLTVMHRVLIGLDVFLGQAIVPLDRLFEEGNCPRNEWMKLHSKVGRPEKERGDLQVTVQFTRNNLTASMYDLSVKDKRRSAFGKLKDRVTGRNKRDQESSSAIVPGRYAALSPGTTGQPFEGGGGGGGGGGEEEQQQAEEPASAPPGERERRGSKVKDFFGKLRKSSDSRSCSSLASDSSSVASSSGGGEVFCPQVELSSTPIYSSRVLTDTFRSDADAGGKGFTPHDPKVMTHKRAYSDEASKVTTTTTTSTPRPCPAVENVQGQSMVLSKSSLCINGSHVYSSEPATPAKASPSAGGGALPARRALLEKCSPLSRSLQNLTRRPADTSTDPQKAAVLGSDGRRWSFDKSKKEDQADHTDPGSTSTDESTASQVASDPGERGKKPRRTLFSSGRSDSLPSKADSSQVGGEGRLRGWFGTGDSQNKPSLEVSPKVENSPVTPLPIHPHHHLHSTQSPHPPPTHPTPTDPTDPTATPAPSTPSPAQSPGSHGNPFTPSPPASSIAISPSNPFLTRLQTNPFFEELLAEEALKSPPASGYFHGHHGLPSPAHHQSGVVMRDKGSIKRERPRSVARQRSLPVLLPGGGSGGPAPSAPEPEPAGSLPTSTTNRSLSDHTTEWDESFEAFAASRLKSPAGTPPSAQPKPATTRRKSASVSDEHALLRNPDISVAGAVKEGSSRAGNVPPLPPRRPEGGSFRERNWLERAEELAVQREACFLTQSDIASRQHLKGRKNRRNTKSWAAGEELPHGSVVAELHSNLAQYQYNMPLASVITEDAEAYDLNDKALLNGDDIWATERDSPGAQERRNLERKNNALNSSNLDINNDVILHMGFATEQILAQSPLYDCNPLNSDFIQSIRNAPTCGDKPQEAQMQVSPANTEPSEKRELCQLNLMPDGTSKHPGESQVANGLGSSIASPPGFGTNLDSADFAFVDSDSSPSDMTINTLEVYDQNANKMLTAYQMISAVDSSGNPVDPTAMESDLKTSELEMLSTTGSSDTGYDTKQSLEHCVLEADSLRSEQRDRSPHYKSSSAGKGGCEARGNASFEEAIRPDFGDQSHTNFNCELAQNPLNVSNHDTTALDSEMTATKLTNCTDSPPPPVCASRDNDSFTDALCNKGGSVSSELCSQALFQKCERKRQSQLLDQQNTAQCERSVANNSTGGVASARGGGSHTATLEHHHGDAESREGSHTQESECSDSENSQRLSFAALHAKVAPGPTLSARTTWSPHTARTSRLSVVPNTNTKLDPKAHPSLSTSAHHSLTLPAEGAPSRPPASTPCPLSSSTCASTTSVPSSCSSCTVQPMVDARHTVPPGETQPASGLLLPQPESSPHPVKPLTTSAPSGERRSSSVLEKLKSTIAPGRSAQPTAQEVAEREARLSEARAQYQNLTNMELISLLLQQEVEVERQREESEVQGALLEKREAELKKMKVQVRDLEDYIDKLLVRIMEQTPTLLQRTVVKPNS; encoded by the exons ATGCCTTTGATAAGTCTGGACGACGAGGATCAAAGATGGGTTCCCACGCATGTAAACGTGACCGTCCTACGGGCAAGGGGACTGAGAACCAAGGGCAAACACGGGAGCCGCTATGTTTACACCATCATTCAGCTGGGCAAAGAGAAATACACCACTGGTTTGGTGGAGAAGGCGGCGGAACCGGAGTGGAATGAGGAATGTTCTTTCGAACTTCTCCCCGGTTTGCTGGAGTTGGCAGGCACGAGCGCCTATCCCCCAGGGAGCAGCAACTTGGTCCTCACAGTGATGCATAGAGTGCTGATTGGACTTGACGTCTTCCTTGGTCAAGCTATTGTCCCCCTGGACAGGCTCTTTGAGGAGGGAAACTGTCCTAGAAATGA ATGGATGAAGCTCCACTCGAAGGTGGGCCGTCCGGAGAAGGAGCGCGGGGACCTGCAAGTGACGGTGCAGTTCACCCGCAACAACCTGACGGCCAGCATGTACGACCTGTCCGTCAAGGACAAGCGCCGCTCGGCCTTCGGCAAGCTGAAGGACCGCGTCACGGGCCGCAACAAGCGGGACCAGGAGTCCTCCTCCGCCATCGTGCCCGGCCGCTACGCCGCCCTCTCCCCGGGCACCACGGGCCAGCCGtttgaaggaggaggtggtggaggaggaggaggaggagaggaggaacagcaGCAGGCGGAGGAGCCGGCTAGTGCACCgccaggagagagggagcggCGAGGCAGCAAG GTGAAGGACTTCTTTGGGAAGCTCCGTAAGTCATCGGACTCGCGGTCCTGCTCGTCCCTGGCCTCAGACAGCAGCAGCGTGGCCTCGTCCTCGGGCGGAGGGGAGGTCTTCTGCCCCCAGGTGGAGCTCTCCAGCACCCCCATCTACAGCAGCCGCGTGCTCACAGACACCTTCCGCTCAGACGCAGACGCAGGAGGGAAAG GTTTCACGCCACACGACCCCAAAGTGATGACCCACAAGCGAGCGTACAGCGACGAGGCCAGCaaggtcaccaccaccaccaccacctccaccccgcGGCCCTGCCCCGCCGTGGAGAACGTCCAGGGCCAGAGCATGGTGCTCTCCAAGTCCTCGCTCTGCATCAACGGCAGCCACGTGTACTCCTCTGAGCCGGCCACCCCGGCCAAGGCCTCCCCGTCAGCAGGAGGAGGTGCCCTCCCCGCCCGCCGGGCCCTGCTGGAGAAGTGCTCTCCGCTCTCGCGCTCCCTCCAGAACCTCACGCGGCGCCCCGCCGACACCTCCACAGACCCGCAGAAGGCCGCCGTGCTCGGCTCCGACGGACGCCGCTGGTCCTTCGACAAGAGCAAGAAGGAGGACCAGGCCGACCACACCGATCCGGGCTCGACGTCCACGGACGAAAGCACGGCGTCGCAGGTGGCGAGCGATCCGGGCGAGAGGGGGAAGAAGCCCAGGAGGACCTTGTTCTCCAGCGGCAGGAGCGATTCACTCCCCAGCAAGGCGGACTCCAGCCAGGTGGGCGGTGAGGGCCGGCTGAGGGGCTGGTTTGGCACGGGGGACTCCCAGAACAAGCCAAG CCTGGAAGTCTCTCCTAAGGTAGAGAACAGCCCAGTCACCCCCTTACCCATTCACccgcaccaccacctccacagcaCCCAATCTCCGCaccctccacccacccatcccacACCCACCGACCCCACCGACCCCACAGCCACCCCTGCTCCCAGCACTCCATCCCCAGCCCAGTCCCCCGGCTCTCACGGTAACCCATTCACCCCATCTCCTCCCGCTTCCTCCATCGCCATCTCCCCGTCCAACCCTTTCCTCACGCGCCTGCAGACCAACCCCTTTTTCGAGGAGCTCTTGGCCGAGGAGGCCCTCAAGTCTCCGCCGGCTAGCGGCTACTTCCATGGCCACCACGGCCTGCCCAGTCCTGCCCACCACCAAAGTGGCGTGGTGATGAGGGACAAGGGCAGCATCAAGAGGGAGCGCCCGCGCAGCGTGGCCAGGCAAAGGTCGCTTCCGGTGCTGTTACCAGGAGGAGGTTCAGGAGGACCAGCCCCATCAgcaccagaaccagaaccagcaGGTAGTctgcccacctccaccaccaaccgCTCCCTTTCGGACCACACCACAGAGTGGGACGAGTCGTTTGAGGCCTTCGCCGCCAGCAGGCTGAAATCACCAGCTGGCACCCCACCTTCTGCCCAACCCAAGCCAGCGACGACCCGGAGGAAGAGTGCGTCAGTGTCGGATGAACACGCTCTTCTCCGCAACCCTGATATTTCAGTCGCTGGTGCTGTCAAAGAGGGATCGTCACGGGCTGGGAACGTTCCTCCACTGCCTCCACGCAGGCCAGAGGGAGGTTCCTTCAGGGAGAGGAACTGGCTGGAGAGAGCTGAAGAGTTGGCGGTGCAGAGGGAGGCCTGTTTCCTCACCCAGTCAGACATAGCGTCTCGTCAGCACCTGAAGGGGAGGAAGAACCGAAGAAACACCAAGAGTTGGGCCGCAGGAGAGGAGCTTCCACATGGAAGCGTAGTCGCAGAATTGCACTCAAACCTGGCACAGTATCAGTACAACATGCCTCTGGCGTCAGTGATCACGGAGGATGCAGAGGCGTACGACTTAAACGACAAAGCACTTTTGAACGGGGATGACATCTGGGCGACGGAGAGGGACAGCCCCGGTGCACAAGAGAGGAGGAACTTGGAGAGAAAGAACAATGCACTTAATTCATCTAATCTTGACATCAACAATGACGTCATCTTGCACATGGGCTTTGCAACAGAGCAGATACTAGCCCAGAGCCCCCTTTACGATTGTAATCCACTAAACTCAGACTTTATCCAGAGTATTAGAAATGCGCCCACGTGTGGTGACAAGCCACAGGAGGCTCAAATGCAAGTGTCTCCAGCAAATACAGAACCTTCAGAGAAGAGAGAACTTTGTCAACTGAATTTGATGCCAGACGGTACATCCAAACATCCTGGGGAGAGCCAGGTGGCAAATGGCCTAGGCTCTTCCATAGCCTCTCCCCCAGGTTTTGGTACAAACCTAGACAGTGCAGACTTTGCCTTTGTGGACTCTGACAGTTCTCCGTCTGACATGACCATTAACACTCTGGAGGTCTACGATCAGAACGCCAACAAGATGCTGACTGCCTATCAGATGATCTCGGCTGTAGACTCGTCAGGTAACCCCGTGGACCCCACCGCAATGGAGTCGGACCTCAAGACATCTGAATTGGAGATGCTTTCCACAACTGGGTCTTCGGATACAGGGTATGACACAAAGCAGTCGCTTGAACATTGTGTCCTTGAGGCTGACTCACTGCGCAGTGAGCAGAGGGATCGCTCTCCTCATTACAAATCCTCTAGTGCAGGGAAAGGAGGTTGCGAAGCCCGGGGGAATGCCTCGTTTGAAGAGGCAATTAGGCCTGACTTTGGAGATCAGAGTCACACGAATTTTAACTGCGAGCTGGCACAGAACCCTTTAAATGTTTCAAATCATGACACAACTGCGCTTGACTCAGAGATGACAGCCACAAAACTAACAAACTGTACAGACAGCCCACCCCCACCGGTCTGTGCCTCAAGAGACAATGATTCATTCACAGATGCGCTCTGCAACAAAGGTGGCAGTGTGTCTAGTGAACTCTGTTCTCAAGCACTGTTTCAGAAATGCGAGCGTAAAAGACAAAGTCAACTCTTGGACCAACAAAACACAGCACAGTGTGAGCGGTCAGTGGCGAATAACTCCACTGGTGGAGTGGCCAGTGCTCGTGGTGGTGGTAGCCATACTGCCACCCTGGAGCATCACCATGGAGATGCCGAGAGTAGAGAGGGTAGCCATACCCAGGAGTCAGAGTGCTCCGATTCGGAAAACAGCCAGAGACTGAGCTTTGCTGCCCTGCACGCCAAGGTGGCCCCAGGCCCCACGCTCTCCGCCCGGACCACATGGTCTCCCCATACTGCTCGCACCTCCCGTCTCTCTGTCGTCCCTAACACCAACACTAAACTTGACCCAAAAGCCCACCCTAGCCTCAGCACATCAGCCCATCATAGCCTCACTCTCCCAGCAGAGGGCGCCCCCAGTCGGCCCCCCGCTTCCACaccctgccccctctcctcctccacctgtgcCTCCACCACATCCGTCCCCTCCTCCTGTTCGTCCTGCACTGTCCAGCCCATGGTTGACGCACGCCACACTGTCCCACCTGGGGAGACACAGCCAGCTAGCGGCCTTCTCCTGCCCCAGCCGGAGAGCAG